The nucleotide window TTGGCTGTTGCAGAGACTAAGGGACTCTAGCATCTATTGTGATGGCATGATTCATTTTAACACTTTCAAGATGGTACTATCTTAGAAGAAAATGGTTTTTAGAGTGAAAAACATGTGACTAAAGGACATGATCATCACTCATCTCAGGAATCTGCAATTTTATGTTAGAGAGCTGGCCATTTTTGAAGAATTCTTCTTTCACCTCATTCTTTTCACTCGGATGTATTTTCCAATTAATAGGTATTACTCTTACATCAATGTTTGACAGGAAGCATTATCAATGATTGTTATTTAGATTTGTAATGATCTTGAATGGACTAACTTAAGTTCTTGCACAAAAAAGGTTCTATATAACAGGTTGTAGTCGGTGTATGTTTGCCCTCCCCCTCATCAGTTTCTTCTGATGAAAACAACTTTGTGATTGGCTCCTTAGGCTGAAATGTGCCCTTGTTTCAGGCTACCCTATTTCTAATGGtctttgaaaattaataattattgtttgtagAGCAGTTTTTGCAGGACTGTATAAAAACTtaagcaataaattattatagaGCCAATCTCAAATGCGAATAATTACCTCTTTCATCCAACCATGAACTGATGGAACAAATGGAGTAACTAATTTACTTGGTTTCACAAACCAATATTTGTCATTCCTAAATGGCTGctaattcattattcttttgtccttgtgcaaagtATCCCACCAAGCCTTACCagcatgtgctaaattgaaaagaattcttgctctaatgtgaggcttggaAAGCTAATTTGCAcagtaacaaaataaaaataaaacaactgcCATTTATGGATAAGGTCTGTGAGGAGCAAAAGTAAAATCAATCTGATCAGTAAATTTGAAAGTGAGATGGCATGACACAGACCAACACCAAGTCCTTACTTGTTTCTGTTTGGTGTAGTAATTACTTGCCatcttttaaaacaaactaaaaccaaaaccaaggaATCCCATGGTTACTTTCAAGGATCTCATTTTAAGACCACTCTAAGATTACACTAAAACATGCAGAATTTCTGAGGTTAAGATTGGACGTCATGCATGAGTTAATGATAATCCCAAGGCTTCCACCATACACAAAAGTCGTATCTTTGGAAACTTGAACACAACTTGAAACCTTCCTCTTCATTAATgtaattaccgtatttacccgtgtataagtcgaccccccattttggagccaaaaaatacgttttttttatttctgtgtaagaattttcttgaaaaacttatctttcaTTATCACAGCAAGCTTGGACATAAAGTTTACCATTTCGCTTACTAGAGCATTTATGCGTGTTTTAGCGACACAAGTATAGCtacattttcttcataatttttaaaataagcttgcaaaatcaaacatactaatctttaacgagcctttatcattgtggagagtagtaaagcaggtttagaagacaggctaaacgccaagaaagctcaagaaactttgaaaatgccacgataaacaaagtgccacgatgcttggaacttggtaaccgagctagctactaGGTTGGCACGGTACAAAGCCTGGTTGCCAAGTTGcgaacgttcgaagcaagatATGTGGCTTTCGTCAAGCGGGCTTGCCACTTTTTAGGCAACAAATGTCATTCTTTATTGCACAACtgtgctagtgtgtatctacaacattcagcccAACAttaggggataattcttaaaacattttaacttcaactgctcaATTTGATCAGGGCaaagacaccgtaacttgtactgtgtaaaagtggatgtttgttgccatatgagacaataatttttatgctaatttgtcctgaactttttttgatcttggtttttgacccatgtataagtcgagggcgattttttaaACAGATTttgaggctgtaaaaggtcgacttatacacgggtaaatacggtatgtcaATGGCTTGTCATACAATGTCATACATTACAATGATAATGGAATGTAcaatttttctaataatttatttttctctcttcAGATATGAATATCATTGGGCAGATGGAACGACCATTAAAAAACCCATCAAGTGCTCTGCACCCAAATATATTGACTACCTCATGACCTGGGTACAGGATCAGCTGGACGATGAAACTCTCTTCCCATCAAAAATAGGCAAGTGAGAAATGTAAAATAGCTCATTGATAGAGATATATAGAATGAATAACGCATGGCCGTGTTGAGGGATAGAATTTCTCTTCTGGTGTTCAACTCTGTGGGAAGTTACCATTTACATAGAAAACCCagaaattctggttggaaaatgaaatggtacattCCATTCCATTTAAACTTTTCAGAAATTTTAGGTTATCGGCTtcatcaatgcattttttcttttctttttgaactGTCCAATAATTAATACTAGGACATTTTGTGATATTTCCATTTTGCACTCGGACAAGCCACAGTACTGAATATTTACACATCAAATTTCCACCTGGATGGATGTTGTAAACGGTAAGCGCCCAATATCTCACTTGCTCACTACACCCACTCGTGcgatattgagttgaacacaagaagagaaattacatatctccaagcaaccatgtattattttgtttattatattaacaccttactaacaagaatAAGTCAACTTTATTCATGTTTTAAGAAGAGAACATGTTGCCATTGACTGATGGCACTAAATAGAGCAGGTTAtttgtcagcagctgattggcaaCCTCAAACACTTGTGAAATTATCCTtttaaagcactccagtttatacaaTAAGACCAAAGCTCAGATCTTGAGCAAGGAACTGttctattttacaaaatatatcTAAAGGGTCTCCATCGTCTAATCTAAGCTGCTGGATTGCATGACATTAGCCAACCAAATTCAAGGATTTGTGTAGACAAGGGCCTAGAAAAGAAAGGGGtttgtgaaattttgaattctGCTCTTGGTGACATGTACCTCCTATCTGAACAAGATTCAGGCTTCTGTCTTGAAACTCGTTACCAATAAATAAGGTTGGGAAGCAGTGTCTTTGAGCAGGAGTCAGCCCTGCAAGTGGCCATCAACCAGCAGCATCAAACTGGAGGAACTTCAGTTACCTAACCCAATACCTACTGTGCCCAACTCTTATGATGGTTGGTAAGGGTAGGCACTAGATTTGCAAGCAGAGCATgtgactgtaaaattaatgatgGCAACTATTTGAAGCCCACATGTAAAGCACATGGCAATGCAAGCTCCTGCAGCTACCCTGCAGGTCATGAACATTTGTCAAGGAGAACTCTAGATGCATTGACTACAGATTAACTTGGCctaaataacattattattacattaagCCACGTAATGTTAAGGATTCCTTTTTTGGTTAACAGGTGTTCCATTTCCCAAGAACTTCCTTTCAATTGCCAAAACAATTCTCAAGCGGCTTTTCAGAGTTTATGCCCATATCTATCATCAGCATTTCCTTCATATAGTGGGCCTGGGAGAAGAAGCACATCTCAACACATCATTCAAGcatttcatgttttttgttCAAGAGTTTAGTCTGGTGGACAAAAGGGAATTGGCCCCCCTGCAGGAACTCATAGAGAGACTGACCAACAAAGACAAGGTTTAACTGGCGTCTGGTTGTATCTACAAGCTTGGCTTGATTATCAgaatagttattattaataGCAAGAGTTCTAAGCTTTGCAGACATGTTTTGCTTAATAGGAAAAATGTAAGGATGGGCTTGGTGTTTACTAAGTGCTTCTTGTGGGAGAAAATTCTCATTTGGAGATTTTATGAtacaaaagtaataattattgttgttaaaaaaaaaaccctcctgATGTTAACACTTTCAAACATACCATTGCTGTTTTGAAAGGCAAAGCGTGGGCTAAAATTGAGTTTAAGCTTGCATTGTAAATCAACATTCTAAACATTTGAACATCCAAATTGTCTTCTAATTTAAAATCCAGTTACATTCAGTCATGATTTCATAAACAtgatttcattattattttaaggaTTTGAGCAGTAAGAGGTACTGATTGACAGAGTGGTGTTGTTTGCGTACTGTGAATTAATTAGATTATTGCAGAAAATGGCATTTTAAGAgttaaaaaattgttattattattattattatcataatactttgtataattatatatatatatatagttgtAATAGTGACAACAGGGAGGGGCACAATCAGCCTGTAATGTTTTTTAGTTATCCAACCAGGTATTTCTACTCCAGTGTACATCAGGCCCAACAAAGCTTAATCCTTTCATTGCTAACAGCTAGTCCAGGAATGAGCAGAATTGCCTGGTATTATTTACCATAAATCTTTAAGCTCCCCCTTCATATTAGCAGGGAAAGGGTTGTAATAAGATGATCTGTCAACTTTACAAACTGAGGTATTTGAAGCATTTTGTGATATTATGGCACTTGAGTTGGGCACTTAGCAAGTATAAATAATTTACTTATATGAACGTGGGGttaatttttgtgttcaattaCTTGCATGATTTTCTGT belongs to Acropora muricata isolate sample 2 chromosome 9, ASM3666990v1, whole genome shotgun sequence and includes:
- the LOC136927734 gene encoding MOB kinase activator 1B, with translation MSFLFGGRSTKTFKPKKNIPEGTHQYDLMKQAAATLGSGNLRLAVMLPEGEDLNEWVAVNTVDFFNQINMLYGTITEFCTVESCAVMSAGPKYEYHWADGTTIKKPIKCSAPKYIDYLMTWVQDQLDDETLFPSKIGVPFPKNFLSIAKTILKRLFRVYAHIYHQHFLHIVGLGEEAHLNTSFKHFMFFVQEFSLVDKRELAPLQELIERLTNKDKV